The DNA region tctccttgtccccaactgccccctcctgagaccctccccaacTTCTCCCCtaggaccccactccctacctgtcccctgacaaacccccgggactcccatgcctatccaactgctgcctgtcccctgactgcccccccaaacccctgacccatctaacccccccttctccctgcctctgactgccccccaaacctccaccccatccaaccccccaacccccttaccgtgccactcagaccagcatgtctggctccgcgcagcgccagacacactgctgcatacatgctgctgtgctcccccacagagccacagccccccccacccccgcacctgccgtccagatttgaacacctcaaaattcaggagtgctcaagctcagtttgagcagctgttacttcatttctcccaaatcaaatatactgatccactgtaacttgctgtagaaaaagtagaataaattgagcaagaaatgcttcccagtggttattaggattggaattgctattttcaacagtcattgacttgtttgtttgtttgtttgtttgtttgtttaaaaggaagacagtgatattgcattggcaaattccccatagaaagaaagagaggaacaaaagaataataaaggcacctcaacttttcttcatttatgtaggacagtcttataatatgcatccagatatcctccaatcacacaagctgaaaattgttccgctttactgcagttctgtaaccatatgggaaccaatcctgtctgtgttctgtgcacatctaaaattcctgctgaatgacctgccatgggagcgagttaccagtgacccaggactgcggcagaaggagggtgcaggtgtgtgggggagagagagagcccagggctggggcggcagaaggtgtgtgtgtggggcaatggtgaggtggaatgagggagcccagagctggggcggcagggggagtgggtgggggggaagagcccagggctggggcagcagggggtccggcgaggagcccagggctgggacggggggcagccaacattttttttgcttggggtggcaaaaaacctagagccggccctgacctccCGGCTGGGGATgcaagcccccgacccctcccctgctgtccacgcttccccgcagcctcagctcccaACGCTGCCAGCACTCTGGGTGGGGTGGCTGGCTCCCATGgggctctgagtggcatggtaagggggcggggagctgggggttagataaggggcagagggtcccagggaacagggagcaggggtggtttGATAgaggggtggggtcccggggggtggttggataggcgtgggagtcccgggggccagtcagagggtggggtgggcagggatggggcagtcagtgaacagggagcggggggggtttcAATGGGGCAGTTctgggggggtggttgggggagggggtcccggGCAGACAGGggaaaggagcagggggggttagatgggggttggatgaggggggcagtcagggggcgggaagtgggagggggcggatgggggggcaggctctTTGGGAAGGTACagtcttccctacccagccctccatacagttttggaaccccaatgtggcccttgggccaaaaagtttgcctacccctggtctagtgatACATCCCACCTCAGTTATTTAAACAAAAGAACACACGACTCTGTCTTCATCTAATTACGTGAGAAAAAATAAACATGTAAAACCTTCCTTTCAGAAACCAGTTAGAATCACCAAGAGACAGAGAATGACTGACCTGTCACCGCAAGCAGTTAAAACTCAAGGAACGGGATATTTCAGGACATCATCGACCTCACACTGCCCACATAGTAAAGGAAGGAATCTTCTCCAGTATATTTCAGCCCGACTCAACAACCCCAACTCTGAGCCCCAATGAAAACTATTCGTGCACCAAAATCTCGCCCTTTGCCCCCAGCACTTTCATTTTAATGAGAGTTAAAAAATGAGCCAGCTGCACTTGAAGGCCTCAGTGTCTTGATCTACATCCCAGTTACTGGGGCAGGTTTCTGGTTTATCTGTCAagaagtggcaaaaaaaaatgtccagCATGAAACTGAACTGAGGTCCCCACTGCTGTTTACTGCACCCATCCCCATCCTCCTTCCACCGCCCAGcgccccctggctctgccccgagCTTGGGAGCCCCGACACTGCTGGGGGGCAGCACCGGGATTTACCTGAGGAGACGGTGACTTCCACAGTGGCCCTGAGCTCAAACCCAGACCTCTGTACCCCGCAGAGGTACGTGCCGGCATCTGCCCGTGTCAGGTTCTCCAGGGTCACAGTGAACACGCGCTGGGTGTGATTGTCTCGGATGGAGACTCTGCCCCGCTTCACCTCGGCCTCCGACCCCTGGGTCTCAACGACGTGAAACCAGTTGGAACAGAACCAACCTCCTTCCTGGCACCAGAACTTTGGATAATCTTCATAGCCTGTCCGGTACCGGCACCGCACAGCCACTGACCCGCCCGGGGGGCCGCGCACTGCCCCGGGGCCCGTCACCGCCCAGCAGCCTGCGAGAGACAGACAGTGAGACCCGGGGCACCCTTCTGCCTGCCACTAGCAATGACCTGCCCCCAcgtgcccgggggtggggggagttgtggGTGATGCTTCagcatttttggggggaggacagGGTGTCAGAACCTGCAGTTTCCAGGTTCACCTATCCAAAAACCTGACTTTTTAAAACTGTGCAAAGGGACCAAGAGCaattgcccctccccccggggctgcgTGGGAGCaggtgaatggggcaggggagcgggcagggggtggtctgggctgctctcagctggttAAATAACTATAAAAGGGGCTCAACATTAGGCTTGATTCTTATTTACACGCaagcccctttgcaccactccGGCAGCGCACAGAGGCTTGGAATGAATGCAGGTGTCAATTGTATTTTCGACTAATATATTTGCCAGTAGGAAGATTTGCTGTTTCAAAACAATATTTGGATTTTCCATGTGAGAAAACTTGAACATTGAAAGACAAGTTCAATTTCAAGCTGACTTTTCAAAACGaaactttcttttttcattttcacctaatgtcattttgttttggttttccatTTCAGGTTCATATTCTGGGGGTTCTCTCCCCCTCTACCCACCATGCTCCACTGTGATGCTCCAACATGCACCATGCTGGGATATTTCAGCAATAGAAACCTGACTAGTTTAGCACTTTCTAACATACAGTTTGGGAGGTGTTGGTTAAGTAGAGCGAGCTAGCTTGATCTCACGTAGTATCTATCAATGCTAGTGCAGCCAAGGGGTCAGAGAAGTGCCAGCCCTctatcctgcaaatatttacccATGTGTTTCCTTTTAAGTCCAGGAGAACTCCTGTTGGTTTCATTGGCACTCATGCTTAGAGTACATCAGTGGGATTAATCATGttcttaacattaagcatgtggaAGTGTTTCTAGGATTAGGACCTACATTGGTATTGTTTGGTTCACTTTTGTTAcagttgttatttatttatttaatcttaaAAAGCAGCCTTTGAAAGATTCTTTGATAAGGGCCATATTAGAAACTAGGTAGACAAAACACAACCTAGAAAACGAATTGCATCAAATACTTAATGGTGTCCCTTATATCCAGGTTTCAGTAGGGCTTACCTTATCCCATCCTATTTTCACATGCTCGTCACCAGAGCTGGTCAAACAGTTTGTTGTGAATAATATTTGTCACAAATTCTGGCTACCTTTTCGTCAAGTAGTTATTAGTGAATAAGGTTTTCCATTATTTAACTGTCTCTGCTGATAATGTTCTGAATAATTCTCCTCTTCAGCCAAAATTATCCTGGCTTTGTCTGAGAccagagatgatttttttgtGCAAAATCTCATCAACGATTTTTAgtttagtcatttaaaaaatacatttgccccccattttaaaaagtattttgggGCTATTTGAGGGCTTGTATCTAATTCAGAAAGAGTACATTGAACATTTGAAACTTTCAGGAGGCGTAAACCTGACTGTCTGATGCTCTATAGTCTGAAGTCCCTTTCGTTGTAGGGAGACACACAAAAGAACCTCCTAACCCATGAAGAATGGGGACTCGATTCACCATTGTCCTGCCCCTCCTGTAGTCATttccaccagtgcaaagtgagtgtaaaatgctgccattctgaGATTGTCACATTTGACAGCCACTTTGCAttgatgtaaatgactacacaaggtgtgaGATATGGTGAGTCAGGTCTTCCATTCCATGCACGTGTGGTGGGAAGTTTTGGAGTAAAAGCTGCAATATTTAACTGTTGCAACTGATTAATATCTTCAATATTTCCAATCCTTAAGATTAGTCTACACTGGGAACATACATCGGCGTAGCTACACCGCTCAggagtatgaaaaatccacaccctgagagAAGTAGCTATGCCAGCTTAACCCCTTGTGTAGACAGTTCtagacaggggtgaaagtaacttaaaggacttaccggtacgccggagtcctgagcgggggcatggcctcaaccagaagaggcgtggcctttcaagatttaaaggccctggggctcatctgtggctgggagcccgggccctttaaatcaccgctgcggaagccagtccagtccggcacggcgaaCTGGCTCTTGCGTAGCAGTGACACAGTAACAgtttaagtatagacatacccaagtgtaatcaaaagtcatgagtcaacATCCCCCCTCCACCCttaatcatgagattggcttaaaagtcatgagattttttttctttttttgaaaaaagtaattaatttttgtttgtttttctttgccttttggatGCTGAGTCTTTAGGTTGCACTtggatcatgttttcaagctttttctccacaactatgacagctagaaacattttttaaatgaaagctgaaactcTCCCCAAATCACAGGTATCTAGGAGCTGGAGtgttaagaaaaaacaccaactACTGAGAGAATTGCAATAAAACCACAAGAACTAGCAACACTGCAATTACCTACACACTGATTCGGCTAGTTCCTGCCAGGGGTGAaaataacttaaaggacttaccgctACGCCGGAATCCTGAGCGGGGGCGTGACCTCAgccagaagaggcgtggcctttcaatatttaaaggccctggggctccagctgtggctgggagccccagggccgttaaatcaccctggagttaccagctgcagaggcagctgggagccccggggctcaggggcgaattaaagggcccagggctctgcggGACTCCTGCTGCTTCTACCCCGGGAcggcagggctcgggcggggatttaaaTGGCTAG from Malaclemys terrapin pileata isolate rMalTer1 chromosome 13, rMalTer1.hap1, whole genome shotgun sequence includes:
- the LOC128848032 gene encoding CMRF35-like molecule 5, with protein sequence MRIFSVLLWILFPGCWAVTGPGAVRGPPGGSVAVRCRYRTGYEDYPKFWCQEGGWFCSNWFHVVETQGSEAEVKRGRVSIRDNHTQRVFTVTLENLTRADAGTYLCGVQRSGFELRATVEVTVSSAVPSPNLTGRTPQAKKQPDSPSRFQPIIIYFLLLMLLKVLLFLCIVCAVIWMSIRDRRRHREMVPDRQAQELPLC